The Halalkalibacter krulwichiae genome has a segment encoding these proteins:
- a CDS encoding glycosyltransferase family 4 protein: MKILVIWRLLTVGGVNAGWRNRAIYLKKHGITTDFLYCKDLGGLHMMEDVSKVYLTKDKKKIIEIIKNNNYDAIIVVDTSQAYTWLKKAEYSGPIIIEARTPEITKLKRNLEGYKQIKPQKFIVPSEYQKRVLSIVLDEPYPIEVINNSTDISFFKPNENTEISMETEPILPKDKKVVAYIGRLDERKNWRLLLKVANMVRSVRDDIEFWVIGGAKSVERELFEDEWKNQNLTEVVKWFPVIPYQQMPAVYGKIKQSGGCLFAATKAESFGNTFIEAMGCGVPVVAPGISSIPEIVKDGKTGCLYREEHVRAAAQQIYRVLDNTHLYEKFSNNARNRVVKKYSLSECTNKYIELLKEVTKEVRE, translated from the coding sequence ATGAAAATACTAGTCATTTGGCGCTTACTAACGGTAGGAGGGGTAAATGCCGGGTGGAGGAATAGAGCAATATATTTAAAGAAACATGGGATTACAACAGACTTCCTGTATTGTAAAGATCTTGGTGGATTGCATATGATGGAGGATGTTTCTAAAGTATATTTAACGAAGGATAAGAAAAAAATCATTGAGATCATAAAGAACAATAACTATGACGCTATCATCGTAGTGGACACCAGTCAGGCTTATACGTGGTTAAAGAAAGCTGAATATAGCGGGCCTATTATCATAGAGGCTCGGACTCCAGAGATCACCAAATTAAAGAGGAACTTAGAAGGCTATAAACAGATCAAGCCACAAAAGTTTATTGTGCCAAGCGAATATCAGAAACGGGTGTTATCGATTGTACTTGATGAACCTTATCCAATTGAAGTCATCAATAATTCAACGGATATTTCCTTTTTTAAACCAAATGAAAATACGGAAATAAGTATGGAAACCGAGCCAATTCTCCCAAAAGATAAAAAGGTAGTTGCTTATATTGGACGATTAGATGAAAGGAAAAATTGGCGCCTTTTACTAAAGGTGGCTAACATGGTTCGCTCGGTACGAGACGATATTGAGTTTTGGGTTATTGGCGGAGCCAAAAGTGTGGAACGCGAATTATTTGAAGATGAATGGAAGAATCAAAACTTAACGGAAGTAGTCAAATGGTTTCCTGTCATTCCATATCAACAAATGCCCGCAGTCTATGGCAAAATCAAACAATCAGGAGGATGTTTGTTTGCCGCAACGAAAGCGGAATCCTTTGGCAATACGTTTATAGAAGCAATGGGCTGTGGAGTACCAGTTGTAGCACCTGGAATCTCGTCTATTCCTGAAATCGTTAAAGATGGAAAAACAGGTTGTTTATATCGTGAAGAACATGTGAGAGCGGCAGCTCAGCAAATATACCGTGTTCTTGATAATACGCACCTGTATGAGAAATTTTCAAACAATGCTAGAAACCGTGTAGTGAAAAAATACTCTCTTTCAGAGTGTACGAATAAATATATTGAACTTCTAAAAGAAGTAACGAAAGAGGTGAGAGAATGA
- a CDS encoding HipA family kinase, with amino-acid sequence MNPLTYQKLFQSKTNNAHLVTFDNGNDYVVKLFKPSEDKALINEWLAYCIARFMGLPIPYSYLIEMPKSFVEVFPKGHGTVYTSKQFASKYIANSVNAHETKVENILNYNDMAKIIVFDYWLCNTDRTRKNILLQEQTAGNHFLWIIDNAEIFDSYSWTMNDLENLPQNLIRSATHELMVRFIKEEKDFKIALTHIQSIPTQLLEEILSFVPNDWG; translated from the coding sequence ATGAACCCTCTTACTTATCAAAAGCTTTTTCAGAGTAAGACAAATAATGCTCATCTTGTTACATTCGATAATGGAAATGATTATGTAGTAAAACTATTCAAGCCAAGTGAGGATAAAGCATTAATAAACGAATGGCTTGCTTATTGTATTGCTCGTTTTATGGGGCTGCCTATCCCATATTCCTATCTAATCGAAATGCCTAAATCGTTTGTAGAAGTGTTCCCAAAGGGTCATGGCACTGTATATACGTCTAAGCAATTTGCTAGTAAATATATTGCAAATAGTGTCAATGCTCATGAAACAAAGGTCGAAAACATTTTAAACTACAACGATATGGCAAAGATAATTGTCTTTGATTATTGGTTGTGCAATACAGACCGAACACGTAAGAATATATTATTACAAGAGCAAACGGCGGGAAATCACTTTTTATGGATCATTGATAATGCTGAGATATTTGATTCTTATTCCTGGACAATGAATGATCTTGAAAATCTTCCGCAAAATCTAATTAGAAGTGCGACCCATGAGTTGATGGTGAGATTTATAAAGGAAGAAAAAGACTTTAAAATAGCTCTTACACACATTCAATCCATTCCAACTCAACTTCTAGAAGAGATTCTTTCTTTTGTTCCGAATGATTGGGGTTAA
- a CDS encoding ZIP family metal transporter — MWGALFWGTLAASATLLGAIIALKFSIPKRIIGYIMALGAGALIGATTYELLEESLEISGFKEVAIGFLGGALLFTILDYFISHKGGGYQRKEADRKLVKDSKQQDDGKTSGMGIFIGSVMDTLPESAMIGLSLIGGESVSLALVVSVFISNIPEGLSSTVGLRQSGFSKKKIIVMWSLVVFFSALSALGGATLLESASNSIKAIVSCLAGGAIIAMLASTMMPQAYKEGGPTVGFVTSIGVFISLWLHYL, encoded by the coding sequence ATGTGGGGTGCCCTTTTTTGGGGAACGCTTGCGGCATCTGCTACATTACTTGGAGCCATTATAGCACTGAAATTCTCAATTCCAAAAAGGATCATTGGTTATATAATGGCGCTCGGGGCAGGTGCGTTAATTGGTGCGACAACTTACGAGTTATTAGAAGAATCCCTAGAAATAAGCGGGTTTAAAGAAGTGGCAATAGGCTTTTTAGGTGGAGCGTTGCTTTTTACTATTTTAGATTATTTTATTTCTCATAAAGGAGGAGGATACCAACGAAAAGAAGCAGATCGAAAGTTGGTTAAAGATTCTAAGCAACAAGATGATGGAAAAACGTCAGGAATGGGTATTTTTATAGGGAGTGTTATGGATACACTACCTGAATCAGCGATGATTGGTTTAAGTTTAATTGGTGGCGAATCTGTTAGTTTAGCTCTTGTTGTCTCTGTTTTTATTAGTAATATACCTGAGGGTCTTTCGAGTACTGTCGGTTTGCGGCAAAGCGGTTTTTCCAAAAAGAAGATCATCGTTATGTGGAGTCTTGTCGTATTCTTCTCGGCATTAAGTGCTTTAGGCGGGGCTACGCTGTTGGAGTCTGCTTCAAATAGCATTAAAGCAATTGTTAGTTGCCTTGCAGGAGGGGCAATTATTGCTATGCTTGCTTCAACAATGATGCCTCAAGCTTATAAAGAAGGGGGACCAACTGTAGGATTTGTGACCTCAATTGGTGTTTTTATTTCGTTGTGGCTTCATTATTTATAA
- the katG gene encoding catalase/peroxidase HPI, with amino-acid sequence MDSNNTNNVGKCPVMHGAATSKASSGTTNRDWWPNQLNLNILHQHDRKTNPMGEDFDYAEEFQKLDYEAIKKDLHDLMTDSQDWWPADYGHYGPMFIRMAWHAAGTYRIGDGRGGGGTGSQRFAPLNSWADNANIDKARRLLWPIKQKYGNKISWADLLLLTGNVAIESMGGKTFGFGGGRADIWHPEEDIYWGSEAEMLGDNRYTGDRELENPLAAVQMGLIYVNPEGPNGKPDPIASARDIRETFGRMGMNDEETVALIAGGHTFGKAHGAGDASLVGPEPEAAPIEAQGLGWLSKHGSGKGRDTITSGIEGAWTANPTQWDNGYFELLFGYEWWLTKSPAGAWQWQIVDPAEKDLAPDAEDSSVRVPTMMTTADMALRYDPAYEAISRRFYENPEDFADAFARAWFKLLHRDMGPKARYLGPEVPEEDLIWQDPVPTVDYELTDAEVAQLKEKILNSGLTISELVTTAWASASTFRGSDNRGGANGGRIRLAPQKDWEVNQPEQLSKVLSVLEDIQSQLDKKVSMADLIVLGGSAAVERAAQDAGFDVTVPFASGRGDATEEQTDVENFAVLEPVADGFRNYQKKQYSVSAEELLVDKAQLLNLTAPELTVLIGGMRVLGTNHGGTRHGVFTDHVGTLSNDFFVNLLDMAVEWKSVDGEVFEGRDRKTGEVVRTATRVDLVFGSNSVLRSLAEVYAQDDNKGKFVNDFIAAWVKVMNADRFDLKLDKKAQLAGK; translated from the coding sequence ATGGACTCTAATAATACTAATAACGTTGGCAAATGCCCAGTAATGCACGGAGCTGCTACTAGTAAGGCTTCTAGTGGTACAACAAACAGAGACTGGTGGCCAAACCAATTAAATCTAAATATCTTACATCAGCATGATAGAAAAACAAACCCTATGGGAGAAGATTTTGATTATGCAGAGGAATTCCAAAAATTAGACTATGAAGCTATTAAAAAGGATCTTCATGATCTAATGACAGACAGCCAAGATTGGTGGCCAGCAGACTATGGACATTATGGTCCAATGTTTATCCGAATGGCTTGGCACGCTGCAGGTACATATCGTATCGGTGACGGCCGTGGTGGTGGCGGAACTGGCTCACAACGTTTTGCACCATTAAATAGCTGGGCGGACAATGCAAACATTGATAAGGCACGTCGTCTTCTATGGCCAATTAAGCAAAAATATGGTAATAAAATCTCTTGGGCCGATTTATTACTTCTAACAGGTAATGTTGCGATTGAATCTATGGGCGGTAAGACTTTTGGTTTCGGTGGAGGACGCGCAGACATTTGGCATCCTGAAGAAGACATCTACTGGGGTTCTGAAGCTGAAATGTTAGGTGATAATCGTTACACAGGTGATCGCGAGCTTGAGAATCCTCTTGCTGCCGTTCAAATGGGTCTAATTTATGTTAACCCAGAAGGTCCAAACGGAAAACCTGATCCAATTGCAAGTGCACGTGATATTCGTGAAACATTTGGTCGTATGGGAATGAATGACGAAGAAACGGTTGCATTAATAGCTGGGGGCCATACGTTTGGTAAAGCACACGGTGCAGGAGATGCTTCTCTTGTCGGTCCAGAACCAGAAGCAGCCCCTATAGAAGCACAAGGCTTAGGTTGGTTAAGCAAACACGGAAGCGGCAAAGGCCGTGACACGATTACAAGTGGAATTGAAGGTGCATGGACGGCGAATCCAACACAATGGGACAATGGTTATTTTGAGCTGCTATTCGGATACGAGTGGTGGCTGACAAAGAGCCCTGCAGGTGCGTGGCAGTGGCAAATTGTAGATCCTGCGGAGAAGGATCTTGCACCAGACGCAGAAGATTCATCTGTTCGTGTTCCGACTATGATGACAACAGCAGATATGGCATTACGTTATGACCCAGCATATGAAGCGATCTCTCGTCGTTTCTATGAGAATCCAGAAGATTTCGCAGATGCATTTGCTCGTGCTTGGTTCAAACTACTTCACCGTGATATGGGACCTAAAGCAAGATATCTTGGACCAGAAGTACCAGAAGAAGATCTAATCTGGCAAGACCCTGTACCAACTGTTGATTATGAATTAACAGACGCAGAAGTAGCACAATTAAAAGAAAAGATCCTAAACTCTGGTCTTACAATCAGTGAACTAGTTACAACAGCTTGGGCGTCAGCAAGTACGTTCCGCGGCTCTGATAATCGTGGTGGTGCAAATGGTGGCCGTATCCGTCTTGCTCCACAAAAGGATTGGGAAGTTAATCAGCCAGAACAACTTTCAAAAGTGCTTTCTGTACTAGAAGACATTCAAAGCCAATTAGATAAAAAAGTCAGCATGGCTGATTTAATCGTACTAGGTGGTAGTGCCGCAGTAGAAAGAGCTGCACAAGATGCAGGCTTTGATGTAACTGTTCCGTTTGCTTCTGGACGCGGTGATGCAACAGAAGAACAAACAGATGTAGAAAACTTTGCAGTATTAGAGCCAGTTGCAGATGGTTTCCGCAACTATCAAAAGAAACAGTATAGTGTAAGTGCAGAAGAACTTTTAGTAGATAAAGCTCAATTACTAAACCTTACTGCACCAGAATTGACTGTCCTTATTGGTGGTATGCGTGTACTAGGAACAAACCACGGTGGTACTCGACACGGCGTATTCACTGATCATGTTGGTACACTTTCTAATGACTTCTTTGTTAACTTGCTTGACATGGCAGTAGAGTGGAAATCTGTAGATGGAGAAGTATTTGAAGGTCGCGACCGTAAAACAGGTGAAGTCGTGCGCACTGCAACTAGAGTGGACCTAGTATTCGGTTCAAACTCAGTTCTACGTTCTCTAGCAGAAGTTTATGCTCAAGACGATAACAAAGGTAAATTTGTTAATGACTTTATTGCGGCTTGGGTTAAGGTTATGAATGCAGATCGTTTCGATCTTAAGCTTGATAAGAAAGCTCAATTAGCAGGTAAATAA
- a CDS encoding protein adenylyltransferase SelO, whose amino-acid sequence MTNKQTKQGWNVDNSYASLPNALFSTIKLNPVQSPKLLIINDSLSEFLGLDSEALQRNEGVDILAGNQVPEGSVPIAQAYAGHQFGNFTMLGDGRAVLLGEQITPQGKRFDIQLKGSGRTPYSRGGDGRAAFGPMLREYIMSEAMHALGIATTRSLAVVTTGESVFRETELPGAILTRVASSHIRVGTFQYVSARGDIDDLRAFANYTINRHFPDLEAEENRYLALLNGVIKRQAKLISKWQLVGFIHGVMNTDNMTISGETIDYGPCAFMDKYDPKTVFSSIDREGRYSYGNQPYIGGWNLARFAESLLPLLHEEKEKALNLAQEAISGYSKQYQQDWLSGMRAKLGLFNVEDQDEELIESLLSLMQKAQADFTNTFHALTLNQIEGTGLSCQREFNDWFDRWQARLGRQQESDSDSKQLMQKSNPVVIPRNHKVEEALAAAVDNNNLSLMERLLQVLSNPYDYAKKNDEYMKPAEPTDRPYQTFCGT is encoded by the coding sequence ATGACAAATAAACAAACAAAGCAAGGTTGGAATGTAGACAATAGTTATGCTAGTTTACCCAATGCTTTATTCTCTACTATAAAATTAAATCCTGTTCAATCTCCAAAATTGCTAATTATTAACGACTCTTTGTCAGAATTTTTAGGATTAGATTCGGAGGCTCTTCAAAGAAATGAGGGAGTAGATATATTAGCGGGCAATCAAGTTCCAGAAGGAAGTGTGCCAATTGCTCAAGCGTATGCAGGACATCAATTTGGAAATTTCACGATGTTAGGAGATGGACGTGCGGTTTTGCTCGGTGAGCAGATCACCCCTCAAGGTAAACGTTTCGACATACAATTGAAAGGTTCAGGAAGAACACCTTATTCAAGGGGAGGAGATGGGCGCGCAGCTTTTGGACCGATGCTAAGAGAATATATTATGAGTGAAGCGATGCATGCACTTGGCATTGCAACTACACGTAGTTTAGCTGTTGTCACGACGGGAGAGTCTGTGTTTCGTGAAACAGAACTTCCTGGAGCAATATTGACACGGGTCGCTTCGAGTCATATCCGAGTCGGAACATTTCAATATGTTTCAGCAAGAGGCGATATTGATGACCTTAGAGCCTTTGCCAATTATACAATAAATAGACACTTTCCTGATCTTGAAGCGGAAGAAAATCGCTATCTAGCGCTTTTGAATGGAGTCATTAAACGTCAAGCAAAGTTAATTTCCAAGTGGCAATTGGTTGGTTTTATCCACGGAGTTATGAATACCGATAACATGACTATTTCAGGTGAAACGATCGACTATGGCCCATGTGCTTTTATGGATAAATATGATCCGAAAACGGTTTTTAGTTCAATTGATAGAGAAGGACGTTATTCGTATGGAAACCAGCCATACATAGGTGGTTGGAACTTAGCGCGATTTGCTGAAAGCTTGCTGCCGCTTTTGCATGAAGAGAAAGAGAAAGCACTTAATTTAGCTCAGGAAGCAATCTCAGGTTACTCCAAGCAGTATCAACAAGATTGGTTGAGTGGAATGCGTGCGAAATTAGGCTTGTTCAATGTAGAGGATCAGGATGAAGAACTCATTGAAAGTCTTCTTAGTCTCATGCAGAAAGCGCAAGCTGATTTTACAAATACTTTCCACGCATTAACGTTAAATCAAATAGAAGGGACAGGTTTATCTTGCCAAAGAGAATTTAACGATTGGTTTGATAGATGGCAGGCTAGGTTAGGGCGGCAACAAGAATCAGATTCTGATTCTAAACAGCTGATGCAAAAGTCGAATCCGGTAGTCATTCCACGTAACCATAAAGTAGAGGAAGCTTTAGCAGCTGCAGTCGATAACAATAATCTTAGTTTAATGGAGCGCCTACTTCAAGTTCTCTCTAATCCGTACGACTATGCTAAAAAGAACGATGAATATATGAAACCCGCTGAACCGACAGATCGCCCGTATCAAACCTTCTGCGGAACGTAA
- a CDS encoding glutamine--tRNA ligase/YqeY domain fusion protein, protein MEHNSSNFIRNIIKEDIETGKRNHVITRFPPEPNGYLHIGHAKSIVINFDLADEFNGKTHLRFDDTNPLKEDSEYVHAIKEDVKWLGYDWDGLFFASDYFQQMYERAVLLIKKGKAYVDDLSPDEIREYRGTLTEPGKDSPYRTRSIEENLDLFERMREGEFENGKKVLRAKIDMSSPNINMRDPVIYRISHATHHNTGDDWCIYPMYAFAHPLEDAIEDVTHSICTTEFEDQRPLYNWIVEECEMTSTPQQIEFGRLNITNAVMSKRKLKQLVDEGFVDGWDDPRMPTISGLRRRGYTPEAIRAFVRETGVSKGSGMVDSQMLDYFVREDLKMKAPRTMGIVRPLKVVITNYPEGQVEMLEAEINPENPEMGTRQIPFSREIYIEQEDFMENPPKKYFRLFPGNEVRLKHAYFIKCEDIIKDEDGNVVEVHCTYDPETKSGSGFTGRKVKGTLHWVEATQAVPAQFRLYEPLLLNEEPETLEEEASADEQVERTFLDQVNPHSLQIFHGFVEPNMKDVKEQDKFQFFRHGYFNVDPKHTTKESLVFNLIVSLKSSFKL, encoded by the coding sequence ATGGAACATAACTCTTCCAATTTCATTCGAAATATCATTAAAGAAGATATAGAAACCGGCAAGCGAAACCATGTTATTACTCGATTTCCACCAGAGCCGAATGGATACTTACATATTGGACATGCTAAATCAATTGTCATTAACTTTGATTTAGCTGACGAATTCAACGGAAAGACCCATTTACGTTTTGATGATACAAATCCATTGAAAGAAGACTCCGAATATGTTCACGCAATTAAAGAAGATGTAAAATGGCTCGGCTATGATTGGGATGGGCTGTTTTTTGCTTCTGACTACTTTCAACAAATGTACGAAAGAGCGGTTCTACTTATTAAAAAAGGAAAAGCCTATGTCGACGACCTTTCGCCAGATGAAATTCGTGAATATCGCGGCACACTAACAGAGCCAGGAAAAGACAGTCCGTACCGTACTCGTTCGATTGAAGAGAACTTAGATTTATTCGAGCGCATGCGTGAAGGTGAGTTCGAAAATGGTAAGAAAGTCTTACGGGCAAAAATTGATATGAGCTCTCCTAATATCAATATGAGAGATCCAGTCATTTATCGTATCTCTCATGCAACACACCACAACACAGGCGATGACTGGTGTATTTATCCAATGTATGCATTTGCTCATCCGCTAGAAGACGCTATTGAGGATGTTACACATTCAATATGTACGACTGAGTTCGAAGATCAACGTCCGTTATACAATTGGATTGTAGAAGAGTGTGAAATGACAAGCACCCCACAACAAATTGAATTCGGTCGTTTAAACATCACAAATGCTGTCATGAGTAAACGAAAATTGAAACAACTTGTCGATGAAGGCTTTGTAGATGGTTGGGATGATCCCCGTATGCCAACAATTTCTGGGTTACGCAGAAGAGGCTATACACCTGAAGCTATTCGTGCTTTTGTTCGTGAAACAGGTGTTTCAAAAGGATCTGGGATGGTTGATTCTCAAATGTTAGATTACTTCGTAAGGGAAGACTTGAAAATGAAAGCTCCTCGTACGATGGGAATTGTTCGTCCGTTAAAAGTCGTTATTACAAATTATCCGGAAGGGCAAGTTGAAATGCTCGAAGCGGAAATCAATCCAGAAAATCCTGAAATGGGAACTAGACAAATTCCTTTCTCAAGAGAAATCTATATTGAACAAGAGGACTTCATGGAGAATCCACCAAAGAAATATTTCCGCCTCTTCCCTGGTAACGAAGTCCGATTAAAACATGCTTATTTTATTAAATGCGAAGATATTATTAAAGATGAGGATGGCAACGTGGTCGAAGTTCATTGTACGTATGATCCTGAAACGAAAAGTGGATCAGGCTTCACCGGCCGTAAAGTGAAAGGCACATTGCATTGGGTCGAAGCAACACAAGCGGTTCCTGCTCAATTCCGCTTATACGAGCCGCTGCTCTTAAATGAAGAACCTGAAACTTTAGAAGAGGAAGCTTCAGCTGATGAACAAGTAGAAAGAACATTCCTTGATCAAGTAAATCCTCATTCTCTTCAAATCTTCCATGGCTTTGTCGAACCTAATATGAAGGATGTAAAAGAACAAGACAAGTTCCAATTTTTTAGACATGGTTACTTTAATGTTGATCCTAAACATACGACTAAAGAGAGTCTTGTATTTAATTTAATTGTATCATTAAAGAGTTCGTTCAAGCTTTAA
- a CDS encoding 6-carboxyhexanoate--CoA ligase, whose translation MQADRYTIRMRAAKGGPHENGGKHISGGEALVKEEEIKRVVHTMLDKALDHSRGKPDFLQVTVEEVVEPIDYLKPLPIHSHQVNSLQEGQGKAINLLELCGIPTSTIEKAYRVIANPLNRGLRGAMFIDIDTGQRVDRRGEKGVRVSRMDWNEENFILWATRKKINKSLRIKEAVTLATKVANCPEVMAELCWSDDPDYLTGYVSSIKIGYQRISKLKKFGDESGCRIFFVRACDVTSCIDYLENRPTLLLWEEENDEQLN comes from the coding sequence ATGCAAGCGGATAGATACACGATTCGAATGCGAGCTGCTAAAGGAGGACCACATGAAAATGGTGGTAAACATATCTCTGGTGGAGAAGCTCTTGTGAAGGAAGAAGAGATCAAAAGAGTTGTACATACGATGTTGGACAAGGCTTTAGACCATTCAAGAGGAAAACCAGACTTTCTACAAGTCACCGTTGAAGAAGTAGTAGAGCCAATTGACTATTTGAAGCCACTCCCAATCCATTCCCATCAAGTGAACTCATTACAAGAAGGGCAAGGTAAAGCTATTAATCTACTAGAACTTTGCGGCATTCCTACATCAACGATCGAAAAGGCTTATCGTGTCATAGCTAATCCGCTAAATAGAGGATTGCGAGGAGCCATGTTCATCGATATTGATACTGGTCAGCGGGTCGATAGAAGAGGTGAAAAAGGTGTGCGTGTTTCACGAATGGATTGGAACGAAGAAAATTTTATTCTTTGGGCAACTAGAAAGAAAATCAATAAAAGCTTAAGGATAAAGGAAGCAGTTACGCTTGCAACAAAAGTGGCAAATTGTCCAGAGGTCATGGCTGAATTGTGCTGGTCAGATGACCCAGATTATCTCACAGGCTACGTTTCCAGTATAAAAATTGGTTATCAACGTATATCCAAACTAAAAAAATTTGGGGATGAATCAGGCTGTCGAATCTTTTTTGTACGTGCCTGTGATGTAACTTCTTGCATAGATTATCTGGAAAACAGGCCAACATTACTTTTATGGGAGGAAGAGAATGATGAACAACTTAATTGA
- the bioA gene encoding adenosylmethionine--8-amino-7-oxononanoate transaminase — protein sequence MMNNLIEKSKKYLWLPFTQMKDYDYNPLIIESGTGIKVKDIDGNEYYDGFSSVWLNVHGHRKTELDEAIKRQLDKIAHSTLLGMTNVPATELAEKLVQVTPERLTRVFYSDSGAEAMEIALKMAFQYWKNIGKPKKQKFISMQNGYHGDTIGAVSVGAIDLFHHVYGPLMFNSIKASIPYVYRSESEDPIQCRDQCLQKLEEILICHHEEIAALSIESMVQGAAGIIVMPEGFLSGVRALCTKYDVLMIVDEVATGFGRTGRMFACEHENVQPDLMAAGKGLTGGYLPIAVTLATEEIYEAFYEDYEQLKTFFHGHSYTGNQLGCAVALENLHLFESENIVKRVAEKSEYLQKSLECLRELPHVGEIRQLGFMCGVELVQDKRTKSPFAFERRVGYKVSLKMRELGMLTRPLGNVIVFMPPLVSTQTELEEMVAIMRDAISIVCQEEEATLGSGV from the coding sequence ATGATGAACAACTTAATTGAAAAAAGCAAGAAATATCTTTGGTTACCTTTTACACAAATGAAGGATTATGACTACAATCCTCTAATCATTGAAAGCGGTACAGGCATTAAAGTGAAAGATATTGATGGCAACGAATATTATGATGGATTTTCATCTGTTTGGCTTAATGTTCATGGTCATAGAAAAACGGAATTAGACGAAGCAATTAAAAGACAGTTGGATAAAATTGCTCACTCAACGTTACTAGGTATGACCAATGTCCCCGCTACAGAACTTGCAGAAAAATTGGTTCAAGTGACGCCGGAGCGGCTAACACGAGTCTTCTATTCGGATAGTGGCGCTGAGGCAATGGAGATTGCTTTAAAGATGGCCTTTCAGTATTGGAAAAACATAGGGAAACCAAAGAAACAAAAGTTTATCTCGATGCAAAATGGTTATCACGGCGACACGATTGGTGCAGTAAGTGTTGGGGCAATAGATCTGTTTCATCATGTTTATGGACCGTTGATGTTTAATAGTATAAAGGCTTCGATTCCTTATGTTTATCGTTCGGAAAGTGAAGACCCTATACAATGCCGTGATCAATGCTTACAAAAGCTAGAAGAAATATTGATCTGCCATCATGAAGAAATTGCAGCTCTTTCAATTGAGTCAATGGTTCAAGGGGCTGCTGGAATAATTGTTATGCCTGAAGGGTTTCTATCAGGAGTTCGTGCTTTATGTACAAAATATGATGTTCTTATGATTGTCGACGAAGTGGCTACAGGGTTCGGCCGCACGGGAAGAATGTTTGCCTGTGAGCATGAAAATGTTCAGCCTGATTTAATGGCAGCGGGAAAAGGATTAACAGGTGGTTATCTCCCAATTGCAGTGACACTTGCAACGGAAGAGATTTATGAAGCTTTCTATGAAGACTATGAACAGCTTAAAACATTCTTTCATGGTCACTCCTATACAGGTAACCAACTTGGGTGTGCTGTAGCACTGGAAAACCTACATCTTTTTGAATCTGAAAACATAGTTAAACGTGTTGCGGAAAAATCGGAATATTTACAAAAGTCGCTCGAATGCCTTCGAGAACTTCCTCATGTAGGGGAGATTAGACAATTAGGTTTCATGTGTGGTGTTGAACTTGTGCAAGACAAAAGAACAAAGAGTCCATTTGCATTTGAAAGGAGAGTAGGTTATAAAGTCTCCTTGAAAATGAGGGAACTTGGGATGTTAACAAGGCCGCTAGGAAACGTTATTGTCTTCATGCCCCCTCTAGTCAGTACACAAACTGAGCTAGAGGAAATGGTAGCAATTATGAGAGATGCGATTAGCATCGTATGCCAAGAGGAGGAGGCTACTCTTGGAAGTGGTGTTTAA